The segment AGAGTTCAAGATAGCAGCCCTTGACAGGGAAGTGCAGTATCTCCTGAATAAAGCCAAGTTtgcaaaacccaaacccaaaaggGAGAAGAATGCCACAAAAACTGATCCAGGCAAGAATACTACAGCAGCCCCTGAGACTGAGAATACTATCCCTCCCACGGAGGGGAAACAAGAAGGTAAGTAGCAGGCTTTGGAGCATGTATGTCACTCCCTATTATAATTACCATATGTAATACGTGGTGTTTCTCTTGATTGAATGGGAGTTAAAGAAGGGAGGACAGTAGTTAACTGTGAGATTAGGTGAGTTTCCTCTCAGTTTTCAAAGACAGCTGGGAAAATCTATGTATTGCAGTGTCCTTCATCCCCCAccatttgtttgggttttttgtgaagaaacagaaattatttattaatttcccAGGATAGTCAGTACCTGTCTTGCTGGCTTGTTGACTTCTAGGAAAGATTAGCCATTGACTGCACTTCAGTGTACTGAGCTGAATACTCAAAGTCCTGTCCTAGATCAGTGAGTAGAATGAATTGTTGATGAGAAAGGTTCGTGGCCTAGATGGaacccagggaaaaaaaaaaaatctcttgggGCATTAGGACTTAGTTTTTTGAACTTTCTAAGATCCTCAGGTCTCAAGTGCCCTGGTCCTTTTAAATCTGGGTGCTGTTTGTCAGCATTCCTGCTGGTTCCTCTCAAGGGATCCTGCTCACAGTCACAGCTCCAAAGGTCATCTGCCTGTGCAACCAGTCAGTCTCCAGGGCTTCTGAGGACATAAAGCTTGGCACTCAGAGGGGAATACAGAGCAGTTTTGTGATGCTTCTCTTGAGAGCTGTAGAGTGATCTGCTGGGAGAGTGAGCTGTAACAGTCCTGCTGAGGCACCACAGCTGGCTGGTTTAACCTCACCTTTGCTCACCTCATCTCTTTGCATCTTGTTTCCTGTGTGTTCTCCCTtgacttctgtttctttctgctttaAACATAGACAAACCAGAGGATATTGATCCAGCCAAGGAACCTCCTACAGCTGAGAAAGCAGCAATAGATGAAAAGCCTGGATCAGACTCTGGTGGGTAAATGTTTTGCTAACAATCAGGAAATTGGGAGCTGCGAGTGCAAGGTGTCTGGGGGCTCCTTTGCAGATTTTTAGCTGTAAGAGGTAATATGATAGTAGAACCCCTGACTGCTCATCCATTGTTCATTCAGAGTGGAATTCTTATGCACCAGTGCTGCTttgtgcccctgtccctgcagtttGCAGCCAGTCCCATGGCTGTGAGACAGGCTCTGCTTAGAGCTGCTgtgcctctcctgctgccagggcagcgcTGTGAACAGGGCCAGAGGGTTCATGGCTTCAGCCCCGTGGAGATGAGTaacaacccccaaaacctcTTACCGTGGACTGCAAGTTTTGTGGCAAATTTTGCAAATGTCAGAGACTCTCAGTACTGCTTTGCATGCTGTGAAAACGACTGCAGTGTTGAAACTGAGTTTGCTTCATTATGCAGGGTCCAAAAAAGAGAAGGCAGAAGCTGGaagagaaagcaggaaaaacGATGAATTGTAACACCCTGAAGTCCTTCAAGTGTCAGCATCTATTTATTTCATAGTtactttcttgtttttcttatgGACCTGGTTAGTCATGATGTAAATGGAACACAATGGCAACACAATGGGATAGagatgtaaatttatttttatgttctttCTGCGGATTTTGCCTCTACTAACTTAGTaaattggtttttgtttttcttctattatGTGGGGCAGACTGCCCACCAAGAATTGTCTTTGTTTCAGTACAGAAGTCACCAAAGTGACTTTCCTGTGGGGAGAAAACAGTGCAGAAACATCTTAAGGTGTAGGAAGTAACCTGAAACATAAGCTCTGTGTCCCACCTCTTGTGAAGATGATTGCAGAAGGATATAGACCTGAAGTGCTGTTGTCTATGAGACTCTGACTTTGAGCAAATGTGTGATCACAGCTGGTGGGAGGTGTATTAATACTTGGATTCATGGTAAGGTGGAACAAGATTGGGAAGGCAGATGATCTGTGCTTTGAGATATGGCTGTGTCTGTTTTCAATAGGCTGTTTGTTAAAACTGTCTGTGCTCTCTAGCAGAGTCCAAGAACCATGATGCGAGACTTTTCAAAAAGATTCTGTTCATAGTTTTTAAAGTTCAGAAAAGGCAACACTGAatgcagaggagagggaaagatGGGCCGTGTTGGCACATCCTGTAGTCAGTCACAAGGACAGCGATACGGCTCAAACAACCAACCTGAAAAGTCTAACGGCAACTGCCTTCCTTCCTCGGTATTTTGTGCACTTGGACCGATTTAATCGTGTGACTGTCCCAGTCCCTGGCCGCGACCTCCTGCCTCCTCAGAccgtccctgctgctgccacacacGCGAGCGGGGTCCGACGGCTGCGAATGTGCATCTGACATTGTTCTCCTTTCTGGCTCTTCAGCCGAAAATAAAAGCGACCCGTCCAGCGGGGCTGTGCGGAGCGGTGCCGTGTGtgccgggagcggggcgggacttccgcggggcggggcggggcggcgggcCGGCTCCGCCCGTCCGTGCGAGCGGGGCTCTCCGGGCCGGTGCGGCGCCGCGGCAGCGATGGCGGCCGGCGGGTACGGGCGCTACCGGGCTGCGATCTTCGCGGCCATGTTCGTGGGCTACACGCTCTATTACTTCAACCGCAAAACCTTCTCGTTCGTCATGCCCGCCGTCATGGCCGAGGTGCCGCTGGGGAAGGACGACCTGGGTGAGTGAGGGTCCGGGCCCCTCGGCCCCGCCGGCCCGGGGTGGCCGTTCCGCGGGCTGAGGcgcccctgggctctgcccgCCGCAGGTCTCATCACCAGCAGCCAGTCGGCAGCCTACGCCATCAGCAAGTTCATCAGCGGCGTCCTCTCGGACCAGATGAGCGCCCGCTGGCTCTTCTCCTCCGGCCTCCTCATGGTGGGCTTGGTCAACGTGGTCTTCTCCTGGAGCTCCACCGTCATGGCCTTCGCCGGGCTCTGGTTCCTCAACggcctggcccaggggctgggctggccgCCCTGCGGCAAGATCCTGCGCAAGGTGGGTGCTGAGAACCGCGGGGAGCTGCCGCTGCCCTCCTGACCTGCCCTGGCATCGGGGCCGCGCACACCTCGCTGGCCCGCAATCCACAGGGACTTGCAGCTTTTCTCACTCCCTTCCAGCCAAGGAGGGCCAGAGCACTGTCTGCATTCTGCTGCCTGTGGAACAAGTTTCCGTGCACGGGGTTCCGCTTATCCTAGCAAAGATTCACTCTGTAGCCCTTGCCCCTACGTGCCTTGAGTGTAGCTCAGTTTGGTAACATCTCCTTGTAGCAGGGTTCTGCCCCGTTGAGGCAGACTCTGTTGAAATTAGGTATTTTAGGCGTGGACACACCGGACTGCTTCACTCTGCTGCTGCGGCTCAGGGGACAGTGAGCACAGTTCCATCTGCACGCTTGGGCAACTTGGGAATTCCAAATCACAGGTGGTTTGGGTAGAAAACTGGGTAAAATGGAGGAATAGTGTGAGATGAATCTCTAAGCTGTGTGTACTTGGGGTTTGTGACAGTCTGAAAGGACCAGATGGATTTCTCTCAAGGACAGAAGGAAAGGAGTTTGGTTAGCTTTATGCTGATCCCTCACGGAAAATGTAAGATCCAGGAATGAATGTACTGCAAGTACTcgtggggcagggtggggaagAAATTAACAACTTTGTTGCTCTTCTGTGAGGCACCTAGCCTCCCCTAACTGATgagagggctgtgcagggcagttGAATGCACAGAAAAGAAGGGCCCAAATAACAGAAATATCAGCTGTGGTGTTTTGTGAAGATGTTCGTGAATGTAGATCTCAGACATTTTCCTGCTTACGAGAACCACCCAAGTGGTTCTGGCTCTGGGTGCTCCTTGCAGTACGGAGCCCATCGTGTCTGATACTTAATGCAGCAGAGTCCTAAAGTTACCCTGTGACTCTGTGTATCCATCCAAGTtcctgagccagcagagctctccAGGAGGACGCTGTTCTAGCAAGTGAGTACACAAAACCATGTGCTCTTAAACTTGCCTCTCCTGCCCCGCGTCTCAGTTTCATGTTCTGTAAATGGAAATAACTTTGAGCTGGCTCACAGTGTGGACACCTGTCAAGCTCTTTGGGCTGACACTTGAGTAACGTTTGGAGTTCCATGCATGACTAAAGTAGCGAGGTGTGGGTGTTCCCTCCACCTGCTTTTGGAGTTCTGTGTCTGAATTGCCCCTGCCCCACATCATGGGCTTCAAGGGAGGGTTTTCAGGTGTGCTGTCACTCTCTTACACCTCATGCTGTTTTTCTTGTTGCACAGTGGTTTGAGCCTTCCCAGTTTGGGACTTGGTGGGCAATCCTGTCTACAAGCATGAACTTGGCTGGAGGCTTGGGCCCCATTCTCGCTGCTCTTGTGTCTATGAACTACGATTGGCGCAAGACTTTGTCCTTCTCTGGCTTCACCTGCATGGTTGTCTCTTTTGTTTGCCTTGTCCTGATTAAAAACGAGCCGGCAGATGTTGGGCTGCCCAACATTGAGCAAGGAGCcaagaaggggaagaaaggtGAGCATGTGGCTTCgatgcaggcagctgcagcagaagatGCAGTGCCTTCTGTCTGTGTTCTGGTACAGATGTGTCACTCTCAGCATACCAACACCTCCATCCTCCCCAGTTTCTGAAGTCACATTTTGGCAGGCGTGTGGTACTGGGCTGATTTTGGCTGCTTTATTCTAGTAATGAAGGTACAAATTGTGTAAACGAAGGCCCACTGTGATCTTGTGGGAAGGGGCTGGTGTAGGGATTCCTGAcactggcagagcaggggaaaaGCCTGCTGTTAGCCCTCTGTTAGTCTTGCTCCCTAGCCTGCCAGCAGACAcctgtgtgctgctgagctgctcagggctggctctcCCCATATAAGTCCTGTCTTCCTGCTACCAGCATCCCTATTTCCTTGGAGCCTTGTGTGCTCAGCCTGCGAGTGCAGTTTTGGTGAGGTGGTGGagagaaaagctgcagcagcagggaatgctTCCTTGGGcctgccctctgctcctccGCTTTGGCAGCGGGCAGGCAGCTCTCCCCTCACCCCACCTTGGGCTCTCTTGACCCCTGGCTCTCGGTGGACTCTGCTCAGTGTTTCTGTTCCAGCCCAGGACATCTAGTTAGTAAATGTTTGTTCAGACCACTGAGTGTGGTGCTTCTCTGGAAGCAGAACATGTAGATGGGAATTGCAACACAGGTTTTCAGTAGGATTTTAAAGGCCAGTAGAAACTCAGCCCATGTTCCATGCTGTTCCAtactgcctgtgctgccagaCTGGCCCTCTTTGCATAAGAAAAGAATATTGTTTCCCCGGAGCATTCTCTGGGGAGAGCAAGTTTGTTGGTGTTCTTGGAAGACTGATGCAAAAATCAAGGTAGCATCTGAAAGCATCTTTGTTTGGGTCTATGCAGTGCCTTTCACAGGCGTAGCTAAAAAACACTCCCAAAGAATCTAGAGGTAATTTTCCAAAAACCTTTGTGGGTGGTTTACTGGcaactgaaatacagaaaattactGGGAGTAGTGTTTTGATTATTCTTTTCAAATCTTTAATGAATGTGGGATAAAATGACAGAAGAGATTTTGAAATCACCAGAACAAGGGGGAGGTAGAGCCATTCACCACCGTTCAGCAGCTGTGAATAGCTCCCTGTGTGGGTATGTTCTCATGCCTTGCTCCCGCCTGTAGAACTGTCTGCTGGGCTGCTGGTTGGTGTGGTTTGGGCTGTGGTAACACTCCTCCCGACCTTCCTACAGGTTCCTCCAGTGACAACAGCACCttgacagagctgctgctctccccatACCTCTGGGTGCTCTCAACAGGCTACCTGGTCGTTTTTGGAGTGAAAACGTGCTGTACTGATTGGGGACAGCTCTTCCTGATCCAGGAGAGGGGACAGTCCATGCTTGTAGGTGAGATGCAGAACTGCATTATTAAGCTCTGGGGCTGCAATGTGGGAGGTGTTGCCAGAGTTTGCCTGGGTAGAGGCCCTTGCTTAGCTACACACAGGTTTTGGGCACTCAATAACTGAATGATGGAGTTAGTGCATGCACCAGGCACCCCAGTGCCAGGGCGTTCCTGGGACTGGCAGACAGGCATTCCTGAACAGGGATGAGCCAGATGAGCCAGCTGCTCACGTGCTCTGTGAGCTTGCAGCCCACAGCACCAAATCTGATGGGCTGTTCTTTGCTTCGTCTGTGTTCTAGGCAGTTCCTACATGAGTGCCTTGGAGATTGGGGGCCTGGTGGGAAGCATTGCTGCTGGATACCTTTCCGATAGAGCAGTAGCAAAAGTAAGTCATGTGCACCCTTGGGCATGCTGGGCAGGGAACACAGTGGCTGTCTGAGCGGCTTCACCGAGGCACTCAGGCAgggtgctgtccctgggagcacagcGGAGAAACCAGCCCATACTCAGTTCTGTCATGTGCACGGGCACAGCTGTCAAACACTCCAGAAGGTGCTAGGAAGTAGATCTGCTGATGTTAGGGGTTGCAATATGCCTGTCAGATTCGAGGTGTTTAATCTGTTTAATTTGTTTGCTTTACTGTGGTCTCCAGATTTTAGTGTGGAAGGGCAGTTTGCTGATAATTGTCTTCtggctgaaaaaaaccccacattaaAATCCAGTGTTAGGATCTGGAGCCAGATTCAGGGTGGAAGGGGTTGATAACTGAAGTATGGTTTATCACTAAGAGCTTTTGTTTAGCACAGTTTGACTGTGTGCAGCCCTTAAACCATTAACAAGGTGTGCCAGCAGATGTGCTGTTGATGTGCGTCCGTGTTTCTGATGGGGCTGTGGATGGTGTGGTCACTGCAGGTGTAAAAGGAGGTCCCTGCAGTTTCTGCCTGTCCACTTTCCTGCCTTGCTTGTGTCCAGGTGGGGCTGTCCAGCTACGGGAACCCCCGGCAcgggctgctgctgtccatgATGGCTGGCATGTGCGTGTCCATGTTCCTCTTCCGCATCACGGTCACGGGCGACTCTCCCAAGGTAAGCAGCTGGCCGTCCACAGGGTAGCCCTGGGAGGGGCAGGTTTGATGACAGAAACCAGGATTGTTTTCTTCACCATTCCCAAGGGTTTCTTTTTCGTTGCACTCGTGAGAAGCGCTGGCTTGGCCTGGCTTGGGGTGCTCCTGCTGTCCTGTTGTTGCAGGCAGTCTGCCTTCCAGACTTTGCGTGAGACCTGACTTGCATCTGCCCTTATGATTGCTAAATAAATAAgacttcttttctcctttcattttttcttcttcaggaaaACCACTTCTGGACTGTAGCCTTGCAACCTCTAGCTGATCTTACAGGCCTAAAAGAACATGAGGTTTCTGCTTGcattttttctccctctgcctttttcttctttccctggTCTGCCTTACTCCTATCCTGAGAGGTTGGTTAGCACTTCAGAACTTAAAACCAGGGCATTGAGAAGAGATTACTGTAAGTTTGgtaaaagaaacattttctaataATAATTTGAGTACACTAACTGACTTTAAAAAGTCTAACTATGTAACTTTTAAGTTTTATAAAGAGAGTTCTGAGGACCTCTGTTCATCAGGTAAAATATAGCCCGCTAAGTGGTCTTGTGGGTGAGATCTGAAAGAATGATTCTGCTCTGGCAGATACATTCTTATTCAGTTTCTGGCAAGTGTTTTCCTAActcctttctgtttcacatcTGGAAAATATGATGGCACTTAACTTCCTACCGGGCTTTTTGAAATGGTGTTTGCAATTCTAAAAGCATGCTGTAATGTGGAGGTGTTATTTACCCTTTGTTGAGCAAACAAGAGACTGACAATTTTGGGCCAGATAGGTTTCTTAGAGCAGAAACTACCACTGAAGTTCAAATTGTGGAGATTTTTTgtggtgaggtttttttttttttttttttttttgtttcttggtcattttctttggtttctttGGTTTCATTGAGGTCATCAGAAAGAGATGTCTCACAAATAAACATGCTCTGATCAGTCCCATGCATCTAAACTGAGAAA is part of the Ammospiza caudacuta isolate bAmmCau1 chromosome 23, bAmmCau1.pri, whole genome shotgun sequence genome and harbors:
- the SLC37A4 gene encoding glucose-6-phosphate exchanger SLC37A4 isoform X2, with amino-acid sequence MAAGGYGRYRAAIFAAMFVGYTLYYFNRKTFSFVMPAVMAEVPLGKDDLGLITSSQSAAYAISKFISGVLSDQMSARWLFSSGLLMVGLVNVVFSWSSTVMAFAGLWFLNGLAQGLGWPPCGKILRKWFEPSQFGTWWAILSTSMNLAGGLGPILAALVSMNYDWRKTLSFSGFTCMVVSFVCLVLIKNEPADVGLPNIEQGAKKGKKGSSSDNSTLTELLLSPYLWVLSTGYLVVFGVKTCCTDWGQLFLIQERGQSMLVGSSYMSALEIGGLVGSIAAGYLSDRAVAKVGLSSYGNPRHGLLLSMMAGMCVSMFLFRITVTGDSPKLWILTLGAVFGFSSYGPIALFGVIANESAPANLCGTSHAIVALMANVGGFLAGLPFSTIAKHYSWATAFWVAEVTCMASTVAFFLLRNIRTKMGRVSRKAD
- the SLC37A4 gene encoding glucose-6-phosphate exchanger SLC37A4 isoform X1, with amino-acid sequence MAAGGYGRYRAAIFAAMFVGYTLYYFNRKTFSFVMPAVMAEVPLGKDDLGLITSSQSAAYAISKFISGVLSDQMSARWLFSSGLLMVGLVNVVFSWSSTVMAFAGLWFLNGLAQGLGWPPCGKILRKWFEPSQFGTWWAILSTSMNLAGGLGPILAALVSMNYDWRKTLSFSGFTCMVVSFVCLVLIKNEPADVGLPNIEQGAKKGKKGSSSDNSTLTELLLSPYLWVLSTGYLVVFGVKTCCTDWGQLFLIQERGQSMLVGSSYMSALEIGGLVGSIAAGYLSDRAVAKVGLSSYGNPRHGLLLSMMAGMCVSMFLFRITVTGDSPKENHFWTVALQPLADLTGLKEHELWILTLGAVFGFSSYGPIALFGVIANESAPANLCGTSHAIVALMANVGGFLAGLPFSTIAKHYSWATAFWVAEVTCMASTVAFFLLRNIRTKMGRVSRKAD